AAAACGTGTTATGCTCAGTCATTTTAGTCTGAGACAAGAACAGGCGCAGAGCGACCAAGACATATCAACAAAGCATCAaaacatgtgacaaaaaggttTATAATGAAGTTGAATGGACACATTTATACAGAGAATTTAACTGATAACActtcagtgtttataatgtgaaGTTTGTGAAGGTTTTTCTGTGCAGCTTCTTGCTTTCTTGCCTTAAGGCTCAACGTATAATCCCCTAAAAAACGAGGACCCTGTGGCgatacataaaaatgaaaagaaatagcATAACAAAGGGGATGTTAAATGCCACTGTTCATTGTACATATCATGAAACAGTtgaaggggtaaaaaaaaaaaaagacaattaaaactTTACACAGAATAATGCAACCACGCACCGCACCTCAGTTGCATTTTCTGCCCCCTTTTCTTCAACATCATACATctataaaacaagattttagaGCAACAAAGTATTGGATGAGATTAATGTGACTTTAAGTCTGTGTTTAAACGATTGAAGGAGACAGGACAGAGGAGAGTCAAACAGCTACTTCTATGTGCCTCCCTTACTGATCTTAAGTGAAAGTCattcataaatacaaaacaatatgaagtgacgcttttttttttgtaagattATCTTCCAATTTCTTTCTGACTTTCAAACAGTAACTTTTCTGTGGTTAAATAAATCCCATATTATAAAAGCTCCTGCACAATTTTAAAAGCATCCTCAGCCACATCCTGGTGCCAGGCCGGAATGCAACATTCAGTAAATAAACAGAAtcaacaaagacagaaacaacagTACATTTACTGACAATGGATATAAAGATGATCCTTGGGAAATgtacaaaacatatttttataccAAAGGATTATAACAGACAAAAGTGATGTGAACagtgctgtaaaaaaagaaagaaaaaataacaacgTACCACTCTACGTGACAGACTGATTTTCCACCTGCATGACAAGAGCCAGATACTGGAGAATTATGCAAAGCTTTTTCCACAAGGGCTGTCCTTATTGTTGAGGGAAGAAAACTAAGAAAGATTGAACAAGCACAGGTAACATGGTGACAAATGAATTCAGCCCAGCTTTTGGTCCATCAAATTACATTTCTTCACAACACCAACCTTTGTCCAAGAAGCTAGAGGGGGTGATGAACTTTAATCATATCACACAGTCACAAGTCACCCTGAGTTTCTCGTCAAATTTGGCAATTACCGTCTTAAAAATGGCTTTTTCTCGTTATATTACAATgcatgtttcttttgttttaaattgacaGTCGCCCAAAGCTTTTAAcgaaaacacatttcaattaCACACAATGGAACTGTAtgaaatatttgacttttatatcacaaattaatcattttttttgttttctgtaaagcCTAGTATAAATAGTggttcaaaatatttaattagcAAATAAAAGTATCATACGAACAGAACAGTACTTCAAGAGGAATTACAATAGAAAACTTTGATTGTTTCGTCATTTTCACCTGCAAAATGTAGTTGGCGAACACAGTTTAGAAAATAAACGGAGGAATCGGGCTAGTTCGCAAGCAGATCCACACATAACGTAAAGAAAATTTGCAAGGACATAAGCAATAATATTTTGGCTGGATAAAATGATTACTGCTGTGAGATTCTTTGCTCAAGGAGAATTAGGGAACATACTTACTCAGCAAGGACATCgtcagaatagaatagaatcaaCAAAAGGAGGGGAAATAAACGCTCAACTTACCAACAACTTCTCATTAAAAACCCATTATTAACAAATAAGTAGattcaaaacaaaatggcaTCCTACATTTGCAACTACACAATATTGTACAAAATAAGGCATTTCCTTGTGTGTTTACTGCAATGCATTTCTCCACCTTTATCTTCTGTTATTAACCAACACTTGTTATTCCTCAGTAAAAACAGAGCATGGACATGGATCGActatttttgtgttaaaatatttgtatatatatttataatttcagtttttcttcaaAACGTGAATAGAAATGCAAGGTAGGAGTACACAGTATGACAGAGTTTGTACAAGTTCATAAATGGAGTGCAGGTCACTCCATGACTTCGCTGGCTGGTACTGTGGCGACGAGCTGGAGCGGGATCTCGGCATTGGCCAGGATGTCCTGGGCCGTGCTGGAGCCCTGCTGGATGTTGGTGAGGATGAGTGTGGTCCCGCCCGCCGTCGTGATGATACTGTCCGAGGACCCCGCGGACTCCATCGAGACCACCACCGAGGTGCCAGAGTTCACACCTTTTTTGTTCTGATGAGTTTTAATGTGCTTTGCCAGGTGGTCACTCCGCATGAAGCGCTTGGAACATTCTGGGCAGACAAACTTCTTCTCTCCTGTCAGAGAGAAAATACAGTTTGAAACCAGAGAAGTTCAAGGCGGAATACATTTAAAACGCATCTTGTGAGGGGGTTATGTTTTCAAGATGGGAAGAGAAGTTTTAGATAGAGGCATTCAAGTTCTGTTTGCTTTTTGAGATTAACATGAAAGAAAGCTGCAACACAAGATCATAAAAAAGTGTCACTGAATGAAATGCAGCCAACGTTTAATCACTGCATTATTGTCGTGTGGCAACCTGTctccacaaaaacaataaacaaacatgctgTGCATTTCACCCCATGGCTAATGGTTGTAATTACAAAGGAATATTCTATAAAATTCAAAACAGATCAGGCGAGCTGCTCGGAGGCTGTGTCCAGACTGAATAAAGAGCCATGCGATGAAAATAAAAGCCAGAGCAACAGCTCATTACAAGCATCCCTTGAAACGTTTTTGTTATATAAAGTGATGTTAACAAATCTTGTAAATTACAGTGTAGAACAGACTATTTAAACATTCTGAACTGGGACATTACCATTAAGTCTGTGACATCTGGCTACACGCTTCACAATGGTCTACAGTCCTAACCAGACAGTTAATTCCAGGAAAGTGGGGGgacaaattctgtttttttttgtttttttttacttgactcaCACTTTACAAAgtagaaacaaacacatcaaactGGTTTTCCCTAATGTTTTCCTGATGTGAAAACACAGAGGGATCAAAAAAAGggcacctgtgtgtgttctcctgtgtctctgcagctcatcaCTGCGTGTGAACCTCTTCCCACAGAACATCCAGCTGCAAACAAAAGGTCTCTCCCCTGAATGCCAGCGCAGGTGTGCTCGCAGGTGCGATGTTTTTCCATATACTTTCCCACAGCCCGCAATGTGGCAGatgtgctgcttctttttccCGATGCCGGATCCTctgacaaacacatgcacagacagtTAGCAGGGTATATGCAGATTTAAGACTTTGTTAGACTTTCAAGGCCACTTTGATTGAAGACCCtaacattaacaaaataaatcagttaGCGTGTTCTTAGTACACAAAGCAATTTTCTTGTGAAACCTGAATCATGTTGACACAATCAAATATCTTCGAGTTAAAACAGTCAAGTGCGAAGAGAATTTGCAAAAAGAGAGAGCAGATGCACTGTCAACCCAAAGTAAATGTGAGCAGAATGACATGTCAAAGTGACCTTCATATTTGTGCTCAGTCAAATATGCTCATAATAACTTTATTCTCCGCATTATTGTGAACCCCTCAGCTTGTTTTTACACTCCCGGTTCCTTTATTTGATGCTTGTTTATGTTCCATGTACACTCTCATAAATAATAGACAGCTAACTAACACCACAGACCCACTTATTACCTAGTTTATTGAGTCTGTGACTTTTGAATGCAGAACTGAAGgattaattgcattttttttaggaTAATTAAGGTCTTCATATTGGACAATCAGATTTAAGAGTTTTTAAGGGTGCACAGACACCCAGACTTAGGGTCCCAGTGTGTATTATTTCCAACAGAGGTGAGAAACCAATTACGACACACAAAGAAtttaagagaaaacaaacagacttaCTCACCTCCCACCTGACTCTTTACAGTTGGGGCAAGTACACGCCACTCTACGCAGCCTCTTGCCCTCTTGAACTTGCTGATCCTCCTCATCCACCAGCCTGACACGAAGGTGGGACAGATCACTCGTGTTCAGGGTGGAGTCAGTGCTCAGCTGCCAGTCTCCAGAGTCTGGCTCTTCCTTTATCTGAATGTCTGAAATGAACGTGCGTGAGCGTCAACACACACTCCGGTAATAACATGGCCAAAAAAATctcagaggatttttttttttaataattgtgtGTTCCTGACAGCGTGGCAGCAAACTGAACAAGTAAGCATTTATATTACGCACGGTGATAAAATAATTACTTGATTgacaaattaattattaaagtCGTCACTGTCAATCTGTTATACCCTGTGGACTTTAACGGCTACACGAGATGCATAAAATGGATACAATCAAAAACTTCATTACGATGTTTTGACAACTACATTCAACACAAAATGGCTTTGAAATATTCACACAATGAAATTTGTCAAGATGCTGAATGCAAATAAACTATGTTGACAGTAAAAAgacttattatatatttatatataatacaaaataTGATGTCTGTTCAACGTGTATGTTGAAAATTACAGTAAGTAAAGAACAGGTGTAATGATAATGACATTATGGATGTTAATCAGACAGTAAGTCACCATTAACAGTTGGGGCAAGTACCAGGACCACTGAAACTGGAGCAGATAAATGGAAATTGCTCATTATCAATTGTATTATTCACACAAATAATAGATGGGATTATGAAGACACTCCAACTGTGGATGGTGCACTGTGAGCGACACTAATTAATTTCCTTCCACTTTTTTTGTATTAGTGCAATACCTGCTATGATCAActgcaaaagtgtgtttttaaagtcagctGCTGAAGATGGAGCCTTTTGGGATACACAGCATTGGTAAATGGAAATACGACAAAGGAGTTTATCTGGGAATGACAACAGGTCACTCCATGTACTAATAAGAATAATGAAGGTCTAACTTGTCCAGCAAAGCATAGACTTGTGATGTACACTATGAACACAACCACAAATTCCTGAGCGagcaagtgagtgagtgagtgagataaTGACATGTTTTATAATAGAAACAAGACACCATACCTCCAGGGTTGTCTAGATCTCCTTCCTGTTGGGCCACAGAGTTGACTGTCACTGTCTGCAGATTGGGGATATGTCCTGTGCTGATGCTGACCGGGTTGGAGCCCAGTGACAGGGTCTGGACTGGAGCCAGTGTAATCTGTTGGGGTGGTGTTGTGGGCAGCTGGAGGTTCTGCAGGTTCTGCACTCCCTGCACCTGAAAGGTCTGCCACTGTATCTGACCTGATGGCGTAACTGTCTGGGCTTGGATGATGAAGGTTCCCGGATTAATCAGCTGTACGTTCTGCAGGCCCTGTCCTCCTGACTGCATCACCTGACCGTTGGTGGTCTGAACCTGCTGTAACTGAAGGATGGGTGCGGCTGAGGACACCTGGATGCTCTGCTCTTGATTGTGTTGGATAAAGCCTTCTTGGAGACCAGAACTTGAGTCGACGTGTTCCGTCACCACTGATGACAAAGAAGAATCTTGCGTCAGCAGACCTGATTCATTTGCTGGAACGTGTAGGTCAGAGGAAGACGTTGGCACAAAAACATCAGGATTTGCATTTGACTCACTGCCTGGTATTGTCTGTGAGAGGTGAATGTCTGTCTTCATCTGGTTCTCTGAGCCATCCACAGGCTGACTTGTCATAATTAGCTGGCCATCGGCAGTGACTCCTGTTGCTATAGTTTGAGCTCCAGACAGGCCCAAGGAGTCCAAGTCCACACTGTTAATAGGAACAAAAGTAATATTCCCGGGCAAACCCACAGGCACATTAGTAACAACCTGACCCTGGTTGTTGAAGGTAGAGCTGCCAATAGAAACCCCCTGGATCTGGTGGACATTACCAGTCTGTGATATGAGGTTTTGGTTGTTATTAAGGATGTTAGCAGTTGATGTAACATTGAGACTCTGGCTACCATCAGTCAAGATCTGAATCTGCCCCGTGGCATCCTGAGTCAGAGTCGCTCCATCTATGCTGGATGTGAAGCTTAGCTGTCCGTCTGCTGTCTGAATCTGAGGAATTACTTGGTACTGAATGTTAGGCACTGCATTGGCATTAGAGGAGGCTGTTCCCGACGTCACAAAGATTGGCTGACTTTGCAAGTTTTGGAGAGGAAGAACATACTGTCCATTTGATGTGAATATTCCTTGACTTTGGATCTGCATCATTCCAGATTCGTCCTTTGCTGCTGATGTAGGTGTTAACACTTCCCATTTATCAGTCCCGGTGAGCTGAGAAGAAAAATCAGACATCTGTAAAATGTttgacataataaaaaaatataactgTCTGTTGTAAACGTAACAGCTGAGTTTGCAAATGTCCAAATACACTTAATATAAAAAGGTGCCAGGGGTTAACAAAATGGGCGTCAGAAACATTAGGAGGCAAAATTTGCAAAATTCATTCGTTCATGACAAAGGAAAAATATACAGGCATTTTTGTTGTAGATTGCTTGACTAGCAATGATTTCTTACAACTTATAAACCCAAAGTTTAATGTTTTATCTCCTGATTTTCAAAATCCTCTACACAAGCATTTAGACTTCGATCCACACCAGCTATAACCACAGCTATAAATAAGTGCTAATTgactataaataaaagtgtaactccactgctgctgctttgtagtGACAGCTACTAAAATCTTACTCTTCCAAATAACACTTGTGTGCTGCAAGAAATtataaacatgcagttttcTATGCAATTTTGAAACATATCACTCACAAAGCATCTTATCAACAAAGACGCAAGACATAAGAGACTTAAAACCCCCACAGAAAACTGATCTTTGAGcgccacataaaaaaaaacatgctcatAGTCACTGATCGATATTGCGTCACAATTATGGAAATAACAATCAACATAAACCAGCCAATCAACCTGCCTTTATTCATTGAAGAGTTTAATTTCCCCTGATGTAACCATGGTTTGCGGTTAATGTAGCTGTATTTCATTAGCCCCAATTTAAGCCTGAAGCATCTTGTGTTACAAGCAGTAAAGAAAGTATGGAATGTCTGGTTTGACTGCATTTCCAGGGATAAGTGGGTCTGCCTTTAGTCTGTTGGTTTTGCACCTTTAAAATATAGTCTAATAAGGACTAATTAAGatatgttaatttccccgagggaacctcccaaagggattaataaagtcgtctgtctgtctattaCCTGAGGGATATAGGTGCTCTTACTAActctttttaaatcattaaaatggtaAGTACAGTACAATTGTAGCAATAAACAAATTCTCCAGTACTGATGCCAAATTGTAGTGGCTTTAATTCCACAAAAGCAAGTGCAAGCTATGCTTCACTACCACCACCAATTTTGTTCAGCTGTGAAATAAGGTTTCACTTCTGCTTTAGCTGTGTTGGATCTAGCAGGTGCCAACTAACACATCAGAGGCAGCACCTCTGTTGACCTCTAACAACAATGACCCAACCTTAGTGCAGCTGGTTGCTAGCAGATCAAGGAGTGATGGCTGAGCTCCCTAGCCATAATGGAatgtttttaaaggaataaATTGGGTTGCAACAGTGTAGTCTCACAGACCTGAGATGGTATCAAATGACAGGCCATTTGGGCAAAAATGGCTTTGTTTTAGCCATAGCGGAGCAGAGTGGAGGGAGGTGAGAACTACAGAGACCATCATCCCATGCCTGCAAAGGATCACCCCAAAAAAGAAGGTGAGGAATAAAAACCAGCCAAAGAACTCggaaaacatcaaaaacactaTTCCCCACAAGAGAGCGAGAGCTCAAGAGAGGAACAGTTTTATCTGTGACTATACAATGAGCTACCACAGGGGCCAAATTATTagcattcatctttttttttcatactttcaTATTGATAAACATACTTAAAAGAATACAGTTTCAGACACAAGTATCATATAAAAAAGCATCTGTTTACCTGTGATGTCATAGAAAAGATACCCAGACCCTAGCAGTTAttaccaaaatgtcacaataaataTCATACTGTGGATGATATCATAATATTGAACAGGTAGTACCATGGACTTGTTACCACTGCATTATCGTACTGTATGAATCCGGTGTCATTACATGCCTATGAGTGGCCATTAGTCTGAGCTACACAAAAAGTGTCACTTGTCACTCAAGAGCAAAGTTCAGAGTTCGGAGGTTGATCCCCTAAAACAGCAGCCGCGTTAACAGCCTGGTGATGTTAAGGACTGGGTTGTCACCTCCATCCCAGCAAAGGAGGCGGGATCTGAAAGCTGCATGAGACGAAGTGTCTCCTGAGAGGTTCAAACCAGGGTACAATACCCACCTCCAAGTTTGAAATGTCTGTATCTCAGTAAGCGCCAGTCGGCGACCGAAAACGCAACATCGTATGTTGCTGCTCGAATGAAAACTTACCTGGCTGCCCCTgacttcctcctgctgctgcagaaagtCGCTTTGACTACTGTCCCCGTCCGAGGCAGCCATATCCTCTGGTTTCAATGGCTGTTCTGGGGCTGTGTGATAAAAGCATCTGAGGTTAAAGAGTGGTAGCAGCCGAAGCTAATGATAGCTAAATACACCACATTCAATGCACAACGTGTGCATCGTTCTGACAGCGTCGATTCAGTAGCTAACGATGCACTCGCAACCCCACTGCTCCTCActtccacacaaaaacaccGCGTAGTGCGGATTAGCCCCAGAAGAGCGGGCGTTTTGTGCCGTGTCCTGGGCAAGTTAAGCTAGTTAGCTGCTAATGCTAGCTTAGCCGGCGCTGATTAGCATTATCACTACCAGACATCACTGCTAGCGAGCTAATGTAACCAGAGGGTGCCTGAGGTAGCTTGTTAGCTTTCCGTGGGTGAGGAGTGAGACAGATATTACGTACCAGTCATTGCGTGACCTGTCGTGAAACGGAGTCCTGATAGTCACAAGGCGCCGGACATGATCAACGAATTATATTGATTGCATTCGCGTAAAATTCAGGTGATAACTGTCAGATTTCTTTGTATTTTGATTGACGTACGATGGGCAACACAAAGGGTGGGGCCTCTACTGTTGACTGGGAGTGCTTGCGTCACAAACAGGAAATCCCGCCTTTCTTTAGCAAGGTGATTGGCCACTTGTTTTACTCGCCATATTATGCTTGGCCACTTGATATGTCACTCATCTgttgtttgacttcctgtttattaTGCATTTTCAATTTTTACACTACCGTCGTAAATGAAAGTGGAGGTTGTAGTTACATCGTGTACTTTTAGTCGCATTTGTTCTAAGTAAATCAGATCTTCGCCATGAGGAAGCAGCTTTAAACTTTTGAATTGTTCAAAATATTAAGTAGAGCTGGCATGTGTTGGAAATTTAGAAACAAAGGTGGATACTTTTCCAAATACACCAAATTCACCAGCATTTAACATTGTCATTTAACATTAAGGAACATTGTCAAGTTATTTGCAGGTCGATTTGCTTTGCAATTTTAAGACAGGCTTTCTGTGATAAACGTCTTGCAGGCAGTGCAGACCATACCATAGACCAAGTGTAATAAAACATGAGATTGAAACATTATAAAATAAGTgcaagaggaaaagagaagaagtaatggatgattaaatccagaagaaggcagtaatgcaacattatggatGCCGACTGCTGTTAGATGCCAACACCAACTAGCCCAAGTGAAAGAATTAAATAAAAGTGCTCCAGACACCTTTAAACAAGACTTAAAATACATAACAAATAGCAGAACCTCTCCATCAGAACTAGGGTAAATGAATATGGTAAGCATttaattgaaataaatatatgaCTTTCATTGTGACCAACATTATGAATCACTCATCTGACTGATGTCCTGTCAGGTGCCACATATTGACTTTTGTATAGAGATACTTGTCAGTCCCAGAGCTTTAACATCAGCAGTTAACCTGCAAACTCATGCCCAGCTCTGCATCTACTTACACCACATTTTACCATATAGGCCTACCTGTGTATGCCTCCAAACCAGGGGATGTCAAATGTATGGCCCGTGGGCCATAACCAGGCCACCAATCCAGCcagcaggatgaatttgtgaaaatttcacattatgagtacaatctaatcataatgtggaATACTAAattttttcagtaaatgttttgtgcctttgtagatccactgtgatctgtaagttgtaatgcacatgtgtaaatggtaaacttaggcataatattgttgaaactgcacttgtttttctcaagaaattacAGATTTTTcacaatatgttttgtaaaaacatacttcattaaatgtaagacAAAGGGAACATTTtggagtttgtgttgtttag
This genomic interval from Solea solea chromosome 2, fSolSol10.1, whole genome shotgun sequence contains the following:
- the sp3a gene encoding transcription factor Sp3a isoform X2, producing the protein MTAPEQPLKPEDMAASDGDSSQSDFLQQQEEVRGSQLTGTDKWEVLTPTSAAKDESGMMQIQSQGIFTSNGQYVLPLQNLQSQPIFVTSGTASSNANAVPNIQYQVIPQIQTADGQLSFTSSIDGATLTQDATGQIQILTDGSQSLNVTSTANILNNNQNLISQTGNVHQIQGVSIGSSTFNNQGQVVTNVPVGLPGNITFVPINSVDLDSLGLSGAQTIATGVTADGQLIMTSQPVDGSENQMKTDIHLSQTIPGMVTEHVDSSSGLQEGFIQHNQEQSIQVSSAAPILQLQQVQTTNGQVMQSGGQGLQNVQLINPGTFIIQAQTVTPSGQIQWQTFQVQGVQNLQNLQLPTTPPQQITLAPVQTLSLGSNPVSISTGHIPNLQTVTVNSVAQQEGDLDNPGDIQIKEEPDSGDWQLSTDSTLNTSDLSHLRVRLVDEEDQQVQEGKRLRRVACTCPNCKESGGRGSGIGKKKQHICHIAGCGKVYGKTSHLRAHLRWHSGERPFVCSWMFCGKRFTRSDELQRHRRTHTGEKKFVCPECSKRFMRSDHLAKHIKTHQNKKGVNSGTSVVVSMESAGSSDSIITTAGGTTLILTNIQQGSSTAQDILANAEIPLQLVATVPASEVME
- the sp3a gene encoding transcription factor Sp3a isoform X3; translation: MMQIQSQGIFTSNGQYVLPLQNLQSQPIFVTSGTASSNANAVPNIQYQVIPQIQTADGQLSFTSSIDGATLTQDATGQIQILTDGSQSLNVTSTANILNNNQNLISQTGNVHQIQGVSIGSSTFNNQGQVVTNVPVGLPGNITFVPINSVDLDSLGLSGAQTIATGVTADGQLIMTSQPVDGSENQMKTDIHLSQTIPGSESNANPDVFVPTSSSDLHVPANESGLLTQDSSLSSVVTEHVDSSSGLQEGFIQHNQEQSIQVSSAAPILQLQQVQTTNGQVMQSGGQGLQNVQLINPGTFIIQAQTVTPSGQIQWQTFQVQGVQNLQNLQLPTTPPQQITLAPVQTLSLGSNPVSISTGHIPNLQTVTVNSVAQQEGDLDNPGDIQIKEEPDSGDWQLSTDSTLNTSDLSHLRVRLVDEEDQQVQEGKRLRRVACTCPNCKESGGRGSGIGKKKQHICHIAGCGKVYGKTSHLRAHLRWHSGERPFVCSWMFCGKRFTRSDELQRHRRTHTGEKKFVCPECSKRFMRSDHLAKHIKTHQNKKGVNSGTSVVVSMESAGSSDSIITTAGGTTLILTNIQQGSSTAQDILANAEIPLQLVATVPASEVME
- the sp3a gene encoding transcription factor Sp3a isoform X1 is translated as MTAPEQPLKPEDMAASDGDSSQSDFLQQQEEVRGSQLTGTDKWEVLTPTSAAKDESGMMQIQSQGIFTSNGQYVLPLQNLQSQPIFVTSGTASSNANAVPNIQYQVIPQIQTADGQLSFTSSIDGATLTQDATGQIQILTDGSQSLNVTSTANILNNNQNLISQTGNVHQIQGVSIGSSTFNNQGQVVTNVPVGLPGNITFVPINSVDLDSLGLSGAQTIATGVTADGQLIMTSQPVDGSENQMKTDIHLSQTIPGSESNANPDVFVPTSSSDLHVPANESGLLTQDSSLSSVVTEHVDSSSGLQEGFIQHNQEQSIQVSSAAPILQLQQVQTTNGQVMQSGGQGLQNVQLINPGTFIIQAQTVTPSGQIQWQTFQVQGVQNLQNLQLPTTPPQQITLAPVQTLSLGSNPVSISTGHIPNLQTVTVNSVAQQEGDLDNPGDIQIKEEPDSGDWQLSTDSTLNTSDLSHLRVRLVDEEDQQVQEGKRLRRVACTCPNCKESGGRGSGIGKKKQHICHIAGCGKVYGKTSHLRAHLRWHSGERPFVCSWMFCGKRFTRSDELQRHRRTHTGEKKFVCPECSKRFMRSDHLAKHIKTHQNKKGVNSGTSVVVSMESAGSSDSIITTAGGTTLILTNIQQGSSTAQDILANAEIPLQLVATVPASEVME